Proteins from one Erythrolamprus reginae isolate rEryReg1 chromosome 6, rEryReg1.hap1, whole genome shotgun sequence genomic window:
- the LOC139169078 gene encoding endonuclease domain-containing 1 protein-like: protein MKLLFLLLSVSWSQMPTSGEVVGSFQDTCPQFFLRETPPEIRLPPHPARICQRYRNLYRFATLYDKDNRIPVYSAYVYNPGTAKRPRKWMVEPQLINATFQPEMETEGNFLHNKGPKKALHDSQAVLGDYKNLTDCNRGHLNPNGHQPNYAAKSSTFTLTNIVPQFIKLNGGTWNHYEQTTMLQMTKGCQETFAVVGAVPGDTFIAGGRVNRPSYLWSAACCVIDNNHLRSWAILARNDENVVEKFTLGQLEAQLAQLYNINRVSLFHSDCPRQ, encoded by the exons ATGAagctgctcttcctcctcctctccgtgAGCTGGAGTCAGATGCCCACCAGTGGAGAGGTGGTGGGTTCCTTTCAAGACACTTGTCCTCAGTTTTTCCTCCGAGAAACCCCGCCAGAGATAAGGCTCCCTCCGCACCCTGCCCGCATTTGCCAGCGTTACCGAAACTTGTATCGTTTCGCCACTTTGTATGATAAAGACAACCGCATCCCGGTATATTCGGCCTATGTCTATAACCCTGGGACGGCTAAGAGACCCAGGAAATGGATGGTTGAACCTCAG CTCATCAATGCCACATTCCAACCCGAAATGGAAACAGAAGGGAACTTCCTGCATAACAAGGGCCCCAAGAAAGCTCTACATGACAGCCAGGCTGTCTTGGGAGACTACAAGAACCTGACCGATTGCAACAGGGGACATCTGAACCCAAACGGCCACCAGCCGAACTACGCTGCCAAATCTTCCACCTTCACCCTGACCAACATCGTCCCTCAGTTCATAAAACTCAATGGCGGCACCTGGAACCACTACGAGCAAACCACCATGCTGCAGATGACCAAAGGATGCCAGGAGACGTTTGCGGTGGTGGGCGCGGTGCCAGGAGACACCTTTATAGCTGGAGGGAGGGTCAACAGGCCCAGCTATTTGTGGTCTGCGGCTTGCTGTGTGATAGACAACAACCATCTGAGATCCTGGGCTATCCTGGCCAGGAATGATGAAAACGTGGTGGAGAAATTCACCCTGGGCCAGTTGGAGGCTCAGCTAGCACAGCTGTATAATATAAACCGCGTCTCTCTGTTTCATAGCGACTGCCCCCGGCAATAA